A window of the Cystobacter fuscus genome harbors these coding sequences:
- the lgt gene encoding prolipoprotein diacylglyceryl transferase translates to MSAPYLHDLAPFLFRYDGGQGSVYTARWDGLACLAGFALALLLLRRFSARGYLPLARPEVFDFTSMVALLGVLLGGRLGYLVLYEWERFSGNLGLLFQFGQGGTSFHGGLVGVAVVTWFQARERQVSFLSLGDNLVTVAPLGLMLGRLASFMDGELFGRITRVPWAVRFPAEIHLAAFQPAQATRLAVERLPASSFDIMQVAHAAPRVMDELLLILNPRHPSQLYEAALEGLLLFVILYTVRTRARQPPEGLLCALFLLLHAVFHIGTGFWREPLSGDPMVLGLAQGQLFSLPVLTAGLGLLGWILLRRPQPAGVQERETQMANSEE, encoded by the coding sequence GTGTCCGCGCCCTATCTTCACGACCTCGCTCCCTTCCTGTTCCGCTACGATGGAGGGCAGGGAAGTGTCTACACGGCCCGGTGGGATGGGCTCGCCTGTCTGGCGGGCTTCGCCCTCGCGCTGCTCCTGCTTCGGCGCTTCTCCGCCCGGGGCTATCTGCCACTGGCGCGCCCGGAGGTGTTCGACTTCACCAGCATGGTGGCGCTGCTGGGCGTACTGCTCGGCGGACGTCTGGGTTATCTGGTGTTGTATGAGTGGGAGCGCTTCTCGGGCAACCTGGGGCTGCTCTTCCAGTTCGGCCAGGGCGGCACGTCGTTCCACGGCGGGCTCGTCGGCGTGGCGGTGGTGACCTGGTTCCAGGCGCGTGAGCGTCAGGTGTCCTTCCTCTCGCTCGGCGACAATCTGGTGACGGTGGCGCCCCTGGGCCTGATGTTGGGCCGTCTCGCCAGCTTCATGGACGGGGAGTTGTTCGGGCGGATCACCCGGGTGCCCTGGGCCGTGCGCTTTCCCGCCGAAATCCACCTCGCGGCCTTTCAACCCGCCCAGGCCACCCGGCTCGCCGTGGAGCGGCTGCCCGCCAGCAGCTTCGACATCATGCAGGTGGCCCATGCCGCGCCCCGGGTCATGGACGAGCTGCTGCTCATCCTCAACCCGCGCCACCCCTCGCAGCTCTACGAGGCCGCGCTCGAGGGACTGCTGCTCTTCGTGATCCTCTACACCGTGCGCACCCGGGCCCGGCAGCCGCCCGAGGGACTCTTGTGCGCGCTGTTCCTGCTGCTGCACGCCGTGTTTCACATCGGCACGGGCTTCTGGCGCGAGCCCTTGAGTGGGGATCCGATGGTGCTGGGCCTCGCCCAGGGCCAGCTCTTCTCCCTGCCGGTGCTCACCGCGGGCCTGGGGCTGCTCGGATGGATCCTCCTGCGCCGTCCCCAGCCCGCCGGGGTACAGGAGCGAGAGACGCAGATGGCCAACTCCGAGGAGTGA
- a CDS encoding TauD/TfdA dioxygenase family protein, producing MTESTTLQKERPVQVVPLSGSLGAELRGVFIHGETPEEDAAFIQRMLLKYRVVFFRNQHQITDQSHQDFARNFGEIVSHPTVAAQGDPAILELHSHNGGRANSWHTDVTFDLRPPKLSILRAVTLPELGGDTVWANTVAAYEHLPDNLKALAEKLWAVHGNDFDYAASRVELLHDDTAKRYRRQYAAQVIKSEHPVVRVHPDTGEKSLLLGHYAQRFVNCNTYDSDRLYEIFQAHVTRLENTIRWHWAPGDVAMWDNRSTQHYAINDYGDQTRVMRRVTIVGDVPVSVDGSPSRPHVQ from the coding sequence ATGACAGAATCTACGACGCTTCAGAAAGAACGGCCCGTGCAGGTCGTGCCACTTTCCGGCAGCCTTGGTGCGGAGCTGCGCGGTGTCTTCATTCATGGCGAGACACCCGAAGAGGATGCCGCCTTCATTCAACGGATGCTGCTGAAATATCGCGTGGTGTTTTTCAGGAATCAACACCAGATTACCGATCAATCGCATCAGGATTTCGCCCGGAATTTTGGCGAAATCGTGAGCCATCCGACCGTCGCCGCCCAGGGGGATCCGGCCATTCTGGAGCTCCACTCCCACAATGGCGGGCGCGCCAACTCGTGGCACACCGACGTCACGTTCGATCTGCGTCCACCCAAGCTTTCCATTCTTCGCGCGGTCACGCTGCCCGAGCTGGGGGGTGACACCGTCTGGGCGAACACGGTCGCAGCCTACGAGCACCTGCCCGACAACCTCAAGGCGCTGGCTGAAAAACTTTGGGCCGTCCATGGCAACGATTTCGACTACGCAGCCAGCCGGGTGGAGCTGCTCCATGACGACACCGCCAAAAGGTACCGTCGGCAGTACGCCGCGCAGGTGATCAAGAGCGAGCACCCCGTTGTGCGTGTGCATCCCGACACGGGCGAGAAAAGCCTGCTCCTCGGCCACTACGCGCAGCGCTTCGTCAACTGCAACACCTACGACTCCGACCGGCTCTACGAGATCTTCCAGGCCCATGTCACACGGCTGGAAAACACCATTCGATGGCATTGGGCCCCCGGCGATGTGGCCATGTGGGACAACCGTTCCACACAGCACTACGCGATCAATGACTACGGCGATCAGACGCGGGTGATGAGACGGGTGACGATCGTGGGCGACGTGCCGGTGTCGGTCGACGGCTCCCCGAGCCGGCCGCACGTGCAGTGA
- a CDS encoding MFS transporter: MINVSARSVQVAPPTPASSSFLYGLVCLSLLMGLSIGYSRVITTLYAVKLDASGWMLAAVAVSQSVGMLVLATSAGRWVDIYGVRVVFVLGSAWGMAICLLTPLVPTFPALLLFTAAASLAMPPRFVSINTIFMSRLHELGRQRAGWFRAAHVIGMTFLGAVLATALFPRQGPVFAFWGAAVIFASNIVVFLLGIGRKGQPEARRGQAGGRTSLPQLFKSMPARRVAGWEFLIQSLNAYFAFYIVIIVVRYLHLPERTAGFAVAAQGLAFVFTLVTAGSLVVRHPRASRGLGGLVVVGALIGLATSHAATEVCAFASVLGCGLGLLQIINLTAFAALGETIGFSQAASINALAGPSGGVFGGLLGGLLEHWVAPQALFLAFLPLFMLLALTRQDKPATAGGGAEESR; the protein is encoded by the coding sequence ATGATCAACGTGTCCGCTCGAAGTGTCCAGGTCGCACCGCCGACCCCTGCCAGCAGCAGCTTCCTGTACGGGCTTGTTTGCCTGTCGCTGCTGATGGGCTTGAGCATCGGCTACTCCAGGGTCATCACGACGCTGTATGCGGTAAAGCTGGATGCGAGCGGCTGGATGCTTGCCGCAGTGGCCGTATCCCAAAGCGTCGGGATGCTGGTGCTGGCAACGTCGGCTGGCCGATGGGTCGACATCTACGGTGTGCGAGTCGTCTTCGTCCTGGGGTCGGCCTGGGGCATGGCCATCTGCTTGCTGACGCCGCTGGTGCCGACCTTCCCGGCCTTGCTGTTGTTCACCGCGGCGGCGAGCCTGGCCATGCCGCCGCGCTTCGTGTCAATCAATACGATCTTCATGAGCCGCCTGCATGAGCTCGGCAGGCAACGGGCGGGCTGGTTTCGCGCCGCTCACGTGATCGGCATGACCTTTCTCGGGGCAGTTCTGGCCACGGCCCTGTTTCCCAGGCAAGGACCGGTGTTTGCCTTCTGGGGCGCCGCGGTCATCTTCGCGTCGAACATCGTGGTGTTCCTGCTGGGCATCGGCCGCAAGGGCCAACCGGAAGCCAGGCGAGGCCAGGCCGGGGGCCGGACCTCTCTCCCGCAACTGTTCAAGTCGATGCCAGCGCGGCGTGTCGCGGGCTGGGAGTTTTTGATCCAGTCACTGAATGCCTACTTCGCGTTCTACATCGTGATCATCGTCGTGCGCTACCTGCATCTGCCCGAGCGCACCGCCGGCTTTGCCGTCGCCGCGCAGGGCCTGGCATTTGTCTTCACGCTGGTGACGGCCGGATCGCTTGTGGTCCGGCATCCACGGGCAAGCCGCGGCCTCGGCGGGCTCGTGGTCGTGGGTGCCCTGATCGGACTGGCGACGTCACATGCGGCCACCGAGGTCTGCGCTTTCGCGTCGGTGCTGGGGTGTGGCCTGGGTCTGCTGCAGATCATCAACCTCACGGCGTTTGCCGCGCTGGGCGAGACGATCGGTTTCAGCCAGGCGGCATCGATCAATGCGTTGGCTGGCCCGAGTGGCGGCGTGTTCGGCGGGCTGCTTGGCGGCCTGCTCGAGCATTGGGTTGCGCCCCAAGCGTTGTTCCTGGCGTTCCTCCCGCTTTTCATGCTGCTGGCGTTGACCCGGCAGGACAAGCCGGCAACCGCTGGCGGAGGGGCCGAGGAGAGCCGCTGA
- the holB gene encoding DNA polymerase III subunit delta', protein MTLASVVGQPRAIDALQSALRGGSVHHAYLFAGPEGVGKELTAVGLAQALTCPEQPDVGCGTCSSCTRIAKGAHPDVSWLMPDAERVERGFAGRSDFATTPSRDIRVDQIRALLERICLRGLESKRKVAIVVDAHQMNAQAQNAFLKTLEEPPAETTLILLASAPDKMLPTIRSRCSKVSFGPLPVELVAERLQKERKLDAPTAMLAAVMAGGSLGRAMALDLKALAARKDVIASFEALKPGEPSAMLRWAATFGESREDAEQALSILSLWTRDVAMAKVGGERLANRDLDALAHEVAARTHESMLHRRHALLDKARATIVERNGSPRLQLERMLIELLEGR, encoded by the coding sequence ATGACGTTGGCATCGGTCGTCGGACAGCCACGCGCCATCGACGCGCTCCAGTCGGCGCTTCGGGGTGGCTCGGTTCATCACGCCTACCTCTTCGCCGGGCCCGAGGGTGTGGGCAAGGAACTCACCGCCGTGGGGCTCGCCCAGGCACTCACCTGTCCCGAGCAGCCCGACGTGGGCTGTGGCACGTGCTCGAGCTGCACCCGCATCGCCAAGGGCGCCCACCCGGACGTCTCCTGGCTCATGCCCGACGCCGAGCGCGTGGAGCGTGGTTTCGCGGGCCGCTCGGACTTCGCCACCACGCCCAGCCGCGACATCCGCGTGGATCAGATCCGCGCCCTGCTCGAGCGCATCTGCCTGCGGGGTCTCGAGTCCAAGCGCAAGGTGGCCATCGTGGTGGACGCGCACCAGATGAATGCCCAGGCGCAGAACGCCTTCCTCAAGACGCTCGAGGAGCCCCCCGCGGAGACCACGCTCATCCTGCTGGCCTCGGCTCCGGACAAGATGTTGCCCACCATCCGCAGCCGCTGCTCCAAGGTGTCCTTCGGCCCGCTGCCCGTGGAACTCGTGGCCGAGCGCCTCCAGAAGGAGCGGAAGCTGGACGCGCCGACGGCCATGCTCGCGGCGGTGATGGCCGGGGGCAGCCTCGGCCGGGCCATGGCGTTGGACTTGAAGGCGCTCGCGGCCCGTAAGGACGTCATCGCCTCGTTCGAGGCGCTCAAGCCCGGAGAGCCGAGCGCGATGCTTCGCTGGGCCGCCACGTTCGGCGAGTCGCGCGAGGACGCGGAGCAGGCGCTCTCCATCCTTTCGCTGTGGACGCGCGACGTGGCGATGGCGAAGGTGGGAGGGGAACGCCTGGCCAACCGGGACCTGGACGCGCTCGCGCACGAGGTGGCGGCGCGCACGCACGAGTCGATGCTCCACCGGCGGCACGCGCTGCTGGACAAGGCGCGGGCGACCATCGTGGAGCGCAACGGCTCGCCCCGGCTGCAGCTGGAGCGGATGCTCATTGAATTGCTGGAGGGGCGATGA
- the holA gene encoding DNA polymerase III subunit delta: MSAADIEDVLDEARAGKVVHPLYLLWGEEYLVRKGADELVKALLPDASAGLNFAVLDAGSPREVAQELATLPLFPGRKVVLVRDPEFLAPKKGRGNALGKAREAWTAGKRKEGARRLLALAARAGWGVAQLDPDAPGAPTAEEWKEELNVELAEADLLFLKEVATFCREERISAPEGDASALLTLFEKGLPPGHTLVMAASDVDAKNPLVKLAADKGRLVERKVAARHKDLEIGPLAEEFLWPFKKKLSKAAADLLKERIGGNVRLLQSELEKLATYAEGSTIEAADVALLVAHTREEEFFELSEALQNRNLKAALDYTVDAMGQGVHGLQLLGAVASIVRGMLENHERLEKYAGGSVPRSFNDFKARVFPRVEEEAKAAKGKAPHPYAAFLAMQGAARYKRRELLDALVACAESDLSLKSSASGKLVIERLLWTVCASA, encoded by the coding sequence ATGAGCGCGGCGGACATCGAGGACGTGCTGGACGAGGCCCGGGCGGGCAAGGTGGTGCACCCGCTCTACCTGCTGTGGGGCGAGGAGTACCTCGTGCGCAAGGGGGCGGACGAGCTGGTGAAGGCGCTGTTGCCGGATGCGTCCGCGGGGCTGAACTTCGCGGTGCTGGACGCGGGCTCGCCGCGCGAGGTGGCGCAGGAGCTGGCCACGCTGCCGCTGTTCCCCGGACGCAAGGTGGTGCTGGTGCGCGACCCGGAGTTCCTCGCACCGAAGAAGGGGCGGGGCAACGCGCTGGGCAAGGCGCGCGAGGCGTGGACGGCGGGCAAGCGCAAGGAGGGCGCGCGGCGGCTGCTCGCGCTGGCGGCCCGGGCGGGGTGGGGCGTGGCGCAGTTGGATCCGGACGCCCCGGGAGCGCCCACGGCGGAGGAGTGGAAGGAGGAGCTGAACGTCGAACTGGCGGAGGCGGATCTGCTCTTCCTCAAGGAGGTGGCCACGTTCTGCCGGGAGGAGCGCATCAGCGCCCCCGAGGGTGACGCGAGCGCGCTCCTGACCCTCTTCGAGAAGGGCCTGCCGCCGGGGCACACGCTGGTGATGGCGGCCTCGGACGTGGACGCGAAGAACCCGCTGGTGAAGCTCGCGGCGGACAAGGGCCGGCTCGTCGAGCGCAAGGTGGCGGCGCGGCACAAGGACCTGGAGATTGGCCCGCTCGCCGAGGAGTTCCTCTGGCCGTTCAAGAAGAAGCTGAGCAAGGCCGCGGCGGACCTGCTCAAGGAGCGCATTGGCGGCAACGTGCGGCTGCTGCAATCCGAGCTGGAGAAGCTGGCGACGTACGCGGAGGGCTCCACCATCGAGGCGGCGGACGTGGCGCTGCTGGTGGCGCACACGCGCGAGGAGGAGTTCTTCGAGCTGTCCGAGGCCCTGCAGAATCGCAACCTGAAGGCGGCGCTGGACTACACGGTGGACGCGATGGGGCAGGGGGTGCACGGGTTGCAACTGCTGGGCGCGGTGGCCTCCATCGTGCGGGGCATGCTGGAGAACCACGAGCGGTTGGAGAAGTACGCCGGGGGCTCGGTGCCGCGCTCGTTCAACGACTTCAAGGCGCGGGTGTTCCCCCGGGTGGAGGAGGAGGCGAAGGCGGCCAAGGGCAAGGCGCCGCATCCGTATGCGGCCTTCCTCGCGATGCAGGGAGCGGCCCGCTACAAGCGGCGCGAGCTGTTGGACGCACTGGTGGCGTGCGCCGAGTCGGACCTGTCGCTCAAGTCCTCGGCGAGCGGCAAGCTCGTCATCGAGCGGCTGTTGTGGACCGTGTGCGCGAGCGCGTGA
- a CDS encoding NAD(P)/FAD-dependent oxidoreductase has product MNQKIVIAGSGFAGMWAAISAARAVSLAGKQNQVEVLVVSPTPQLHIRPRLYEPVIENMAPDLAPLFEAVGVRHLAGTIEAIHADRHEVEVLGTDGERVTLPYDRFVLAAGSRLFMPNVPGLKEHAFNVDQLSSANALDKHLKALAHKPETAARNTVVVAGGGFTGIETVAEMPQRLRGILGQDAKIRVVVLEQAPAIGPDLGPVPRPVIEEALAECGVEVRTSTGAVAIDAEGVTTSTGERIETHTVIWTAGARANPLAAQINGEHDRFGRVHADQYLRAKGAAGIFVTGDVAMVATDDEGHIAAMSCQHAVILGRVAGHNAAAELVGLPTHPYSQPKYVTCLDLGPWGALYTEGWDRQVKLTRDAGKALKREINTQWIYPPKADRNTAFAVAHPDFQIAA; this is encoded by the coding sequence ATGAACCAGAAGATCGTCATCGCAGGCTCGGGTTTCGCTGGCATGTGGGCGGCCATTTCCGCCGCACGCGCCGTGTCGCTGGCGGGCAAGCAGAACCAGGTGGAAGTCCTGGTCGTGTCGCCAACCCCCCAGCTCCACATCCGCCCGCGCCTCTATGAACCGGTGATCGAGAACATGGCACCGGACCTCGCCCCGCTGTTCGAGGCGGTCGGCGTTCGCCACCTCGCCGGCACCATCGAGGCGATCCATGCCGACCGGCATGAAGTCGAAGTGCTCGGCACCGACGGCGAACGCGTGACGCTGCCCTATGACCGCTTCGTGTTGGCGGCCGGCAGCCGTCTGTTCATGCCGAACGTGCCCGGACTCAAGGAGCACGCCTTCAACGTCGACCAACTGTCGAGCGCGAACGCTCTCGACAAGCACCTGAAGGCGCTCGCCCACAAGCCGGAGACGGCCGCCCGGAACACGGTGGTGGTCGCGGGTGGTGGCTTCACCGGCATCGAGACGGTGGCCGAGATGCCCCAGCGGCTGCGCGGCATCCTCGGCCAGGACGCGAAGATCCGGGTCGTGGTGCTGGAACAAGCGCCCGCCATCGGCCCCGACCTCGGGCCGGTTCCACGCCCGGTGATCGAGGAGGCCCTGGCCGAGTGCGGCGTGGAGGTGCGCACCTCCACCGGAGCCGTGGCGATCGACGCGGAGGGTGTCACCACGTCCACCGGCGAGCGGATCGAGACCCACACGGTGATCTGGACGGCCGGCGCGAGAGCCAACCCGCTCGCCGCGCAGATCAACGGCGAACACGACCGCTTCGGCCGTGTCCATGCCGACCAGTATCTGCGCGCCAAGGGCGCCGCGGGCATCTTCGTCACCGGGGATGTGGCGATGGTCGCGACCGACGATGAAGGCCACATCGCGGCGATGTCCTGCCAGCATGCGGTGATCCTCGGCCGTGTCGCCGGCCACAACGCCGCCGCCGAGCTGGTCGGTCTGCCAACCCACCCGTACAGTCAGCCGAAGTACGTCACCTGCCTCGATCTCGGACCCTGGGGCGCGCTCTATACCGAGGGATGGGACCGCCAGGTGAAGCTGACGCGGGACGCGGGCAAGGCGCTCAAGCGCGAGATCAACACCCAGTGGATCTACCCGCCCAAGGCGGATCGGAACACCGCCTTCGCGGTCGCCCATCCGGACTTCCAGATCGCCGCCTGA
- a CDS encoding RrF2 family transcriptional regulator — translation MAHLTTSVEYGIHCLLWLVSAGDTPLSSRDLAELQGVSPTFLAKIFPKLEKAGIVVASEGVRGGYQLAKAPEDISFLEVIDALEGDKPLFDCQQIRGRCAVFEGNPPSWAMAGVCAVHAVMLRAEKAMRDTLAKESLADVAKTFGRKAPPEFSNDVQKWIEDRLKTRASTRKSRTHEEPP, via the coding sequence ATGGCGCACCTCACAACGAGCGTTGAGTACGGCATCCACTGCCTCCTCTGGCTGGTCAGCGCGGGCGACACGCCGCTGAGCAGCCGTGACCTGGCCGAGCTCCAAGGCGTATCGCCCACCTTCCTCGCCAAGATATTCCCCAAGCTCGAAAAGGCGGGGATCGTCGTCGCGAGCGAGGGAGTGCGCGGCGGGTATCAGCTCGCCAAGGCCCCGGAAGACATCAGCTTCCTGGAAGTCATCGATGCGCTCGAAGGGGACAAGCCGCTCTTCGACTGTCAGCAGATCCGCGGCCGTTGCGCCGTGTTCGAGGGAAACCCTCCCTCCTGGGCGATGGCGGGCGTCTGTGCGGTCCATGCCGTGATGCTGCGCGCGGAGAAGGCAATGCGCGACACCTTGGCGAAGGAATCACTCGCCGATGTCGCGAAGACTTTCGGCCGCAAAGCGCCGCCTGAGTTTTCAAACGACGTCCAGAAATGGATTGAGGATCGGCTCAAGACCCGTGCATCCACGCGGAAATCGCGCACGCACGAAGAGCCTCCCTGA